The DNA sequence ATGCTCTCGCGGTGCACCGCGTCCATGAATTCACGGACAAAGCCCTCGCTCAGGCCCAGGTGGCGGGCCAGCCGCAACTGGCGCAGCATGATAGCCTCCCAGCGCTCGGGTTGCAGGATGGCGACCCTGTGCTCGTGCTTGTACTCCCCGATGCGGGCGGCGATATCCATGCGAGTGCCCAGCTTTTGGGCGATCTCCTCGTCCAGGCCGTCGATCACATCGCGCAGCTCCTGCAACCTGTCTCGCAGCACTTCGGGAGGCGCCGCACGGCGGAAGCGCAGTCCACCGATCAGGTGGGCATGGTCTTCCGGGGCGATCTGCTGGCGGGCATCGCTAAGGGCATTGGCCGGATCGGCATGCACCTCCACCATCAGGCCGCTCATGCCCAGGTCGAGCGCCTCCTGGGCCACCTGGGCCAGTCGGGCGGGCTCCCCGGCGATGTGGCTTGGATCGCACAGCACCTCCAGACCCGGGTGGGCCGCCATCAGGCGAATGGGGAATTCCCACATGGGGCTGTTCCGGTAGGGGGTGTCGTGGAACCAGCTGAAGCCCCGGTGCACGGCCGCATAGCGCCTAAGTCCGGCGCGCTCCAAGCGCTCGAAGGCCCCGATCCATAACTGCAGGTCGGGGTTGATCGGGTTCTTCACGAAGACCGGGATGTCCACCCCGCGCAAGGCATCGGCGATGGCCTGCACACTGAAGGGGTTGGGCGTGGTGCGCGCCCCGATCCACAGCATGTCGATA is a window from the Flavobacteriales bacterium genome containing:
- a CDS encoding bifunctional 3-deoxy-7-phosphoheptulonate synthase/chorismate mutase type II, which produces MDPGTTALSPRAFHDWGLELDRPLLVAGPCSAESREQVMATAGAIASAGQAKVFRAGVWKPRTRPGGFEGAGHKALDWLKEVRSRTGLLVMTEVATAEHVEACLEAGIDMLWIGARTTPNPFSVQAIADALRGVDIPVFVKNPINPDLQLWIGAFERLERAGLRRYAAVHRGFSWFHDTPYRNSPMWEFPIRLMAAHPGLEVLCDPSHIAGEPARLAQVAQEALDLGMSGLMVEVHADPANALSDARQQIAPEDHAHLIGGLRFRRAAPPEVLRDRLQELRDVIDGLDEEIAQKLGTRMDIAARIGEYKHEHRVAILQPERWEAIMLRQLRLARHLGLSEGFVREFMDAVHRESIRRQTAAQLEGAPIHPASLPTLNGDHRTG